One Rosa chinensis cultivar Old Blush chromosome 5, RchiOBHm-V2, whole genome shotgun sequence genomic region harbors:
- the LOC112164164 gene encoding pre-mRNA-splicing factor ATP-dependent RNA helicase DEAH1 produces MASSSSPVQVLYESGKSDSDKKRFRSQENYDDEIIVSPEQNENQERPVKRRSDSSYEQSVEERLLGPREREAEPNSIKEKLKQERKTLRIYGYRDVLLEAVESNQVVVIVGDTGCGKTTQIPQYLYEAGYGKKGRIGCTQPHGFTARSAAARVSQEMGVKLGHDVVGYSIPFEDCTSEKTVLRYMTDGTLLHQLYGEPELISYSVLMVDEAHERTLSTDILVGLLKDILPSRTNLKLLISTATLDCAEKICELFDSALVLDIRILSHYPPHHQDDHVFYLEATEANNYLEANYLDAAIRTALEIHENEPSGDILVFLTDRDEIEVAAQQLHQPHQLSICPFYENMPAELEAQFFETTPKGVRKVVLATSIAETFWPTKAGVNYVVDSGFCKNKSYDPSSEKERLQLTRISKASAMLRGSQALLGKCFRLYKRNDHGNPKPEVQRSNLTNVVLTLRHLGVNDSTRFHFLDPPPTEALRKASQLLFALGALNNVGELTEVGERMAEFPVDAMLSKAIVASDQYKCSNEVISIVAMLSAGDHDSVFHHPEDKQVDADNARMHFHSGNVGDHIALLKVYNEWKDANYSAQWCHENYIQIRTMKRARDIRDQLERLLEKVGIELSSNPFDIEPIKKAITSGFFAHSAKVQKTSYIPVKQPPKNLHIHYRSGLARMLPKCVLYHELDLETNQYMRQVTEINSEWLQEVAPYY; encoded by the coding sequence ATGGCGTCGTCGTCGTCTCCTGTGCAAGTGCTCTATGAGTCCGGCAAATCAGATTCCGATAAGAAACGGTTCAGGAGTCAAGAAAATTATGATGATGAGATTATTGTTTCACCAGAGcaaaatgaaaatcaagagagacCGGTGAAAAGACGAAGTGATTCCTCATATGAGCAGTCGGTAGAAGAAAGATTGCTCGGTCCAAGAGAGAGGGAGGCGGAGCCGAATAGTATCAAGGAGAAGCTCAAACAGGAGAGAAAAACATTACGAATCTACGGGTATCGTGATGTATTGCTGGAAGCTGTGGAAAGCAATCAGGTTGTCGTTATCGTTGGCGATACTGGTTGTGGAAAAACTACACAGATACCCCAATATCTTTACGAGGCTGGATATGGTAAAAAAGGAAGGATTGGGTGCACACAACCACATGGATTTACTGCCAGGAGTGCTGCTGCTAGAGTTTCTCAAGAAATGGGTGTCAAGCTAGGGCATGATGTGGTGGGTTATTCCATACCTTTTGAAGATTGCACATCTGAAAAGACTGTTTTGAGATACATGACTGATGGAACATTGTTGCATCAACTCTATGGAGAACCAGAGTTGATAAGCTATAGTGTGTTGATGGTAGACGAGGCCCATGAGAGAACACTCTCAACTGATATACTAGTTGGATTATTGAAGGATATTTTGCCATCTAGAACCAACCTTAAACTGCTCATCTCAACAGCAACTCTTGATTGTGCTGAAAAGATTTGTGAACTTTTTGATTCAGCTCTAGTTCTCGACATTCGAATTCTGAGCCATTATCCTCCTCATCACCAGGACGACCACGTGTTCTACTTGGAAGCAACAGAAGCTAATAATTACTTGGAAGCTAATTACTTGGATGCAGCTATTCGTACAGCACTTGAAATTCATGAGAATGAACCAAGTGGAGATATATTGGTGTTTCTCACTGATCGAGACGAGATAGAAGTAGCAGCACAACAATTGCATCAGCCTCATCAGCTCTCTATTTGCCCCTTCTATGAAAACATGCCTGCCGAGCTTGAAGCACAATTTTTTGAGACCACACCTAAAGGGGTCAGGAAGGTTGTCCTTGCCACAAGCATAGCTGAAACATTTTGGCCGACTAAAGCTGGGGTCAATTATGTGGTTGACTCGGGGTTTTGCAAGAATAAGTCTTATGATCCAAGCAGTGAGAAGGAGCGATTACAGTTAACTCGCATTTCAAAAGCATCAGCCATGCTAAGGGGAAGTCAAGCACTCTTGGGCAAGTGCTTCCGATTATATAAACGCAATGATCACGGAAATCCAAAACCAGAAGTACAACGTAGCAACCTCACTAATGTTGTTCTTACTCTTCGGCATCTAGGGGTTAATGACTCGACACGTTTTCATTTCTTGGATCCTCCACCTACTGAAGCGCTAAGAAAAGCCTCACAATTATTATTTGCACTTGGTGCATTAAATAATGTAGGTGAGCTAACTGAGGTTGGTGAACGGATGGCAGAGTTCCCTGTGGATGCAATGCTGTCTAAGGCGATAGTTGCTTCAGATCAGTATAAGTGCTCAAATGAGGTAATTTCTATTGTTGCCATGCTTTCCGCCGGTGATCATGATTCCGTCTTTCATCATCCGGAGGACAAACAAGTTGATGCTGACAATGCACGAATGCATTTTCATTCTGGGAATGTGGGAGATCACATTGCATTACTCAAGGTTTATAATGAATGGAAAGACGCAAACTACTCAGCCCAGTGGTGCCATGAAAACTACATACAAATTAGGACCATGAAAAGAGCAAGAGATATACGGGACCAACTTGAGCGGCTCTTGGAGAAGGTCGGGATTGAGCTGTCCTCAAATCCCTTTGATATAGAGCCTATAAAGAAAGCAATTACATCTGGTTTCTTCGCTCATTCTGCAAAGGTGCAGAAAACTTCTTATATACCAGTCAAACAGCCGCCAAAGAATCTCCATATACACTACAGATCAGGGCTGGCAAGAATGCTTCCGAAATGCGTTTTATACCATGAGTTGGACCTCGAAACCAATCAATACATGAGACAAGTAACGGAGATAAATTCAGAGTGGTTGCAGGAAGTAGCTCCATACTATTAA